A region of [Bacteroides] pectinophilus DNA encodes the following proteins:
- a CDS encoding IS3 family transposase: MILELSGKFPVNLLCDAMGINRSSFYYWKKMLSNPAPRTRALIENIQLFQEYHLKYPSHGYRWLNAKIRLDKGIEMSAPYAHKCCKSAGIKSKAKHYKYKKPGAPFKIFPNLLMSEIQIDGPLQCIVSDMTAFWVKGIYYELTLYMDLWNNEILSHSLSSKRGDRMTYISGLENLLEIKKQHPEYQMILHSDQGSVYASKAYNDLLPMYVVRSMSRAGTPTDNSAMESINGWIKAELFMDFHVTGERPVYEEVNEYIKFFNEERPAYALSYLTPKQYREKYAV, from the coding sequence GTGATTTTGGAACTCTCAGGAAAGTTTCCGGTCAATCTTCTTTGTGATGCTATGGGCATCAATAGAAGCAGCTTCTATTATTGGAAGAAGATGCTCAGCAATCCAGCTCCAAGAACAAGGGCATTGATTGAAAATATCCAGTTATTCCAGGAATACCATTTAAAATATCCATCTCATGGATACAGATGGTTAAATGCTAAAATTCGTCTGGATAAAGGAATAGAGATGTCTGCTCCTTATGCACATAAATGTTGCAAGTCTGCTGGTATAAAGAGTAAAGCTAAACATTATAAATACAAGAAACCTGGTGCTCCGTTTAAGATTTTTCCAAATCTTCTTATGTCAGAGATTCAGATTGATGGTCCACTTCAATGTATTGTAAGTGATATGACTGCATTTTGGGTAAAAGGTATCTATTATGAACTTACCTTATATATGGATCTTTGGAATAATGAAATCCTAAGTCATTCTCTATCATCAAAACGTGGTGATCGAATGACTTATATAAGTGGTCTGGAAAATCTCCTTGAAATAAAGAAGCAGCATCCAGAATACCAAATGATTCTTCATTCAGATCAAGGATCCGTCTATGCTTCAAAGGCATACAATGATCTTCTTCCTATGTATGTGGTAAGATCCATGTCCAGAGCTGGAACACCTACTGATAATAGTGCGATGGAATCTATCAACGGATGGATCAAAGCAGAATTATTTATGGATTTTCATGTCACAGGTGAACGACCAGTTTACGAAGAAGTGAATGAATATATAAAATTTTTCAATGAGGAGCGCCCTGCTTATGCGCTCAGTTATCTTACACCGAAACAATACCGTGAGAAATATGCAGTATAA
- a CDS encoding radical SAM protein: MGQEKLLIRQENFGYLLYSIPMKCYYTVKNNGEFIVSTVLNNLRNGKDVFEQIDAQYLSELKKVGFDNNIRVLDHRNKVSRQLFAPLEYYFDFSNKCNLRCPHCYNSKHLGKITMPEESVSAIIDEMYDLGVMRLHLAGGEPTIEKKGIANYLSTAKKHNIVTSMATNGTLLTDEMCEILLGNDMFAISISLDGYDEETNNKRRGEGFFSVTVDGVRRLIKKRDEMGKKTEICLKPIYEYNTSLNFFDRMTEFAISLGVDKIKFSNPERSVNHELGYYGKHIEPYYEKLNYISELQVKYKGKIAILNVTNPIEGCFAIGLKEMRGCIGGQELLTINPDGRITPCLMNDTELGDYFDYRSINKFLLTSKALTNYISSIQYEPCFDCEAYSMCRGGCQVRKRVEYGKMQFKDPYCPMEYNKAELKKLYEIDSDIFDCVCVSHSL; this comes from the coding sequence AAACTACTAATTAGACAAGAGAATTTTGGATATTTGTTATACAGTATTCCTATGAAATGCTATTATACAGTAAAAAATAATGGTGAATTTATAGTAAGTACTGTATTAAACAATCTGCGGAATGGAAAAGATGTTTTTGAACAAATTGATGCCCAGTATTTGTCAGAACTAAAGAAAGTTGGATTTGATAATAATATTCGAGTGCTTGATCATCGCAATAAAGTTTCCAGACAATTATTTGCACCATTAGAGTATTATTTTGATTTCTCTAATAAGTGCAATCTTAGATGTCCACATTGCTATAACAGCAAACATTTGGGAAAGATAACAATGCCTGAAGAAAGTGTATCTGCGATTATTGATGAAATGTATGATCTTGGGGTAATGAGATTGCATTTGGCAGGCGGCGAACCAACGATAGAGAAAAAAGGAATTGCGAATTATCTTTCAACAGCTAAAAAGCATAACATTGTAACATCTATGGCAACCAATGGTACATTATTAACTGATGAGATGTGTGAGATACTTCTTGGAAATGATATGTTTGCGATAAGTATAAGTCTTGATGGATATGATGAGGAAACAAATAATAAAAGACGTGGAGAAGGTTTCTTTTCAGTAACTGTTGACGGTGTTAGGCGCCTTATCAAGAAAAGAGATGAGATGGGAAAGAAGACGGAAATATGTTTGAAGCCTATTTATGAGTATAATACTTCGTTAAATTTTTTTGATAGGATGACAGAGTTTGCTATCAGTCTTGGTGTTGATAAAATAAAGTTTTCTAATCCGGAGAGATCTGTAAATCATGAATTGGGATACTATGGAAAGCATATCGAACCATATTATGAGAAATTGAATTATATTTCAGAATTGCAGGTAAAATATAAAGGAAAGATTGCGATACTTAATGTTACTAACCCGATAGAAGGTTGCTTTGCTATTGGATTAAAAGAAATGAGGGGATGTATTGGAGGACAGGAACTTCTTACAATAAATCCTGATGGTAGAATTACTCCATGTTTAATGAATGATACAGAACTCGGTGATTATTTTGACTACAGGAGCATTAATAAATTTCTTCTGACTTCTAAGGCTTTAACAAATTATATTAGTTCTATTCAATATGAACCATGCTTTGACTGTGAAGCATATTCTATGTGCAGAGGTGGTTGCCAAGTTAGAAAGAGGGTGGAATATGGCAAGATGCAGTTTAAAGATCCATATTGTCCGATGGAATATAATAAAGCAGAGTTAAAGAAACTATATGAGATTGATTCAGATATTTTTGATTGTGTGTGTGTAAGCCATTCATTATAG
- a CDS encoding histidine phosphatase family protein has product MRIIQGKMNFFSLTQEGRRQVKESTLSNIKLLKEINGVYSSSMMRAIETAKIVIKTAGIEQEVKSMEILDEMNPGVLSGKTHDYAKENMPKEYAIWTQYKDLDGIERAETGDELQARAIAFLEYMLHSCEQGNYVVVTHAGFLRCLYNTILNKDRTTPVDISNACFHKVDAFKYFSPLVIKEGEKCSVSYISTCNGEYVIKHINRLLTETELLLCKVQNRVSKKNSHITEVLFAQNMCLAENTYGLKISRYIDGEHDFQKYDYHKSIEIYKQVEKIYCDYNDEIRKEKSIHLFKEISLLKKTKLYLDKLRNCETKQLGIILTEHKEDEHYDSSQFGFIIYDLHRRNIIFTKDSLYFIDIESVLYAPREYQVASYIVSFMMLNDYALVNIFWTQNYKNYSVTA; this is encoded by the coding sequence ATGAGAATTATTCAAGGGAAAATGAATTTTTTTTCGTTAACACAAGAAGGAAGACGACAAGTAAAAGAGAGTACTCTTTCTAATATTAAATTGCTAAAAGAAATTAATGGCGTATATTCAAGTAGTATGATGAGAGCAATCGAGACAGCAAAGATTGTCATCAAGACAGCTGGCATAGAGCAAGAGGTTAAAAGCATGGAAATTCTTGATGAGATGAACCCCGGAGTGCTTAGTGGAAAAACACATGATTATGCAAAGGAGAATATGCCAAAAGAATATGCAATATGGACACAATATAAAGACCTTGATGGCATAGAAAGAGCTGAAACTGGCGATGAATTACAGGCTAGGGCGATAGCTTTTTTGGAATATATGTTACACAGTTGTGAACAAGGTAATTATGTTGTAGTTACTCATGCAGGTTTTTTGAGATGCCTTTATAATACAATTTTGAATAAAGACAGAACTACACCTGTTGATATTAGTAATGCATGTTTTCATAAGGTTGATGCATTTAAGTATTTTTCACCATTGGTAATTAAAGAGGGAGAAAAATGTAGCGTGTCATATATTTCAACATGTAATGGTGAATATGTTATAAAGCATATTAATAGACTATTGACAGAAACAGAGCTTTTATTATGTAAGGTGCAAAATAGGGTTTCTAAGAAAAATAGTCATATAACAGAGGTGCTTTTTGCACAAAATATGTGTTTGGCTGAAAATACATACGGACTTAAAATTTCCCGGTATATTGATGGAGAACATGATTTTCAAAAATATGATTATCATAAATCTATTGAAATATATAAGCAGGTTGAAAAAATCTATTGCGATTATAATGATGAAATCAGAAAAGAAAAAAGTATTCATCTATTTAAAGAGATAAGTTTGCTTAAAAAAACTAAATTGTATTTAGATAAGCTAAGAAATTGCGAAACAAAACAACTAGGAATCATTTTAACTGAGCATAAGGAAGATGAACATTATGATAGTTCACAATTTGGATTTATAATTTACGATTTACATAGGCGTAATATTATTTTTACAAAAGATAGTTTATATTTTATTGATATAGAATCTGTTTTATATGCACCAAGAGAGTATCAGGTAGCATCATACATTGTATCATTTATGATGCTGAATGATTATGCACTAGTCAACATATTTTGGACACAAAATTATAAAAATTATTCAGTTACAGCGTAA